A genomic stretch from Longimicrobium terrae includes:
- a CDS encoding type IV toxin-antitoxin system AbiEi family antitoxin has translation MKQALSPECRVISRETAADGHNGEIYRGEDESPIHLRLRRWSAEAAPSDDPETVWVLSSGRPATLRMLREQRQNFVALTGAARLVNRWLYLDRTDLEPAERSPSIPKRFQPFADRNSLVVRTLLAHPGRTWGVRELAQESEVALGTASGVVRALAETGALRAEPSGRKLEVRVDDPRPLLKRWFAAYSWERNERAAYHAPMGDPERFIQRLPKLLDGQQWALTMQAGASRVAPHAAWDRVHIYVAVDQAADLRIGSDLGWQPALDGRVVLMRPWYRDSVWHGLQMRNKIPVVSTVQLLVDLWHYPLRGREQAEHLLDAVPLTA, from the coding sequence TTGAAGCAGGCGCTGAGTCCCGAGTGCCGCGTCATCAGCCGCGAAACGGCCGCGGATGGGCACAACGGCGAGATCTATCGCGGGGAAGATGAATCGCCGATTCACCTGCGGCTGCGAAGGTGGTCCGCGGAAGCGGCGCCGTCCGACGATCCCGAAACGGTGTGGGTTCTGAGCAGCGGGCGTCCCGCCACGCTGCGGATGCTGCGGGAGCAGCGGCAGAACTTCGTCGCGCTCACCGGGGCCGCGCGGCTCGTGAACCGGTGGCTGTACCTGGACCGGACGGACCTTGAGCCGGCTGAACGGTCACCCTCCATCCCCAAGCGCTTTCAGCCGTTCGCGGATCGCAACTCGCTCGTCGTGCGAACGCTGCTGGCGCACCCCGGGCGAACATGGGGCGTGCGCGAACTCGCACAGGAATCGGAAGTCGCGCTCGGAACCGCATCGGGCGTGGTTCGCGCGCTCGCGGAGACGGGCGCCCTTCGCGCGGAGCCATCCGGACGAAAGCTGGAGGTCCGGGTGGATGATCCGCGTCCGCTGCTGAAGCGGTGGTTCGCCGCGTACTCGTGGGAGCGGAACGAGCGCGCCGCCTATCACGCACCGATGGGAGATCCGGAGCGCTTCATCCAGCGCCTCCCGAAGCTTCTGGATGGACAGCAGTGGGCCCTGACGATGCAGGCAGGCGCGTCACGCGTGGCGCCGCATGCAGCGTGGGACCGGGTGCACATCTATGTGGCGGTTGACCAGGCCGCAGACCTGCGGATCGGAAGCGACCTGGGCTGGCAGCCCGCGCTCGATGGGCGCGTGGTGCTGATGCGGCCCTGGTACAGGGACAGCGTGTGGCACGGGCTTCAGATGCGGAACAAGATCCCCGTCGTCAGCACGGTTCAACTCCTGGTAGATCTGTGGCACTATCCCCTGCGCGGCCGCGAACAGGCCGAGCATCTGCTGGACGCCGTTCCCCTCACTGCCTGA
- a CDS encoding GSU2403 family nucleotidyltransferase fold protein, producing the protein MEQQDLERVLRTILAELRPYASDLVLIGGWVPYLYRHYGGFTAWSGADTLTFELDLLVPQPLPVEGRTSIALLLGDAGFRPASDASAAAVWVRDVARGEKIEFIVSHQGTARNQGRFVALREQPGVAAIPLVDLDVLADHTQTLTLPPAAGLPAVEVRVPTLGAYALNKALTFIRRGDRAETGSPKMAKDLLYLGDLLAPGGEVVSRIERDLGAIAQTSSRNAERVYSAATNVGWVINGHLREKLSPAARMMMERVSAISQAAAEARLEGFLRDFHEILMECANRYAPSEIGRSDDWDEM; encoded by the coding sequence ATGGAGCAGCAGGATCTGGAGAGGGTGCTTCGCACCATCCTCGCCGAATTGCGGCCGTATGCGTCCGACCTCGTCCTGATCGGGGGGTGGGTGCCGTACCTGTACCGCCACTACGGTGGTTTTACCGCATGGAGCGGCGCCGATACGCTGACCTTTGAACTCGATCTGCTGGTGCCGCAACCGCTGCCCGTGGAAGGCCGAACGAGCATCGCCCTTCTGCTGGGCGATGCCGGCTTCCGGCCCGCTTCTGATGCGAGTGCCGCGGCCGTTTGGGTGCGGGATGTGGCGCGGGGCGAAAAGATCGAGTTCATCGTCTCGCACCAGGGCACCGCCCGCAACCAGGGCAGGTTCGTAGCTCTGCGGGAGCAGCCCGGCGTGGCGGCGATTCCGCTGGTCGACTTGGATGTGCTCGCCGATCACACGCAGACGCTGACGCTCCCGCCCGCGGCCGGGCTGCCCGCCGTGGAGGTTCGGGTTCCCACGCTGGGCGCATACGCGCTGAACAAGGCACTGACTTTCATCCGGCGCGGGGACCGGGCGGAGACCGGCTCGCCCAAGATGGCGAAGGATCTGCTTTACCTGGGCGACCTGCTGGCTCCGGGCGGGGAAGTCGTATCCAGAATCGAACGCGACCTCGGCGCCATCGCGCAGACTTCCAGCCGCAACGCCGAGCGGGTTTACTCGGCCGCCACGAATGTTGGGTGGGTGATCAATGGTCACCTTCGCGAAAAGCTTTCCCCGGCAGCCCGCATGATGATGGAGCGCGTGTCCGCGATCAGCCAAGCTGCGGCGGAAGCCCGGCTGGAAGGATTTCTGCGGGATTTTCACGAGATCCTGATGGAGTGTGCCAACCGGTACGCGCCCAGCGAAATCGGAAGATCCGACGATTGGGATGAGATGTGA